AACAGTTGTCATCACGACCTCAGATTTTACCTCCAGAGGCAGAAAGATTTCTTTATCAAACAAAGGTATGTTTTGTTACAaactatattgtaaaaaggATTCTTtttgctcactgttgaaggccacACAGGGACCTATAGTAGTTTTAGTTGATCTGTGTCATTTGgactctggtggagagttgtctcattggcaatcctaccacatctttttatttttatatatacagaaaaagTTCTTCACAAAGTAAGCATTGTTTTGCTTACATTTGAATGTGGTAGTGTAACCTATAGTTGCTTTCATTTAAGTAATAATGGTTTCAGGTGGATActtattggcaatcacaccacatcttattttttttcaatgtaggAAGAAGTAGGCAATGGCAGTGTATACTGGGGAAATGGACATCTAGCTGACGAGACAAGATCTCTTGGTAGTCCATACAGACGGTCCAATAGTGCTCATGATATGCAGCGGAGACCTGTGTCAGAATATGCTAGTCCGGAATCCTTTTATGCTGGAAACTTTGGTGGTAATATTTTAGAAACACATGATTCCTGAAAGTGTTTGAAGTAGAGTTGAACATTTTCCTAtggaaagaaaaacaacataaataaactgCTCTGTGTACTGGAGAGAATAATTCATCTTCTGAAAACTTCTTCTCTGCAACAAGATGCATTTTCTTCtctgcaaaagaaaaaaaaaaaaatcatagttgccgttttcaataaattttgtaCATGATATATTCACTTGTGTTATGTCCCTTTAAATACGAGCactaaatacaaaatgtagtaattttggaaaaatttaCAGCTTTCATTGAGGAAATTCAGTCTCAATAATGTCCAAACAACACTAGTGATTAACTCACTGGCTACACAACTTTGggaattaatttattgtttggTCCCTtgttgaatacttttttttaattaataatggTATCATTATCTTATTTCAGCTAAAACAATGCCACATTCTCGTGGCATAAGTGTGCCACCAGCAGCTCCCCCTGGTACCACGCAGGTTCGTGCAATTTACAGTCATGTTGGAGAGGGAGataaaaaattaagttttacagAAGGTGATCTGATAAATGTGATAGGTGAACCGGCAGAGGGTTGGCAATATGGTGTTAATACTCGTAGTGGACAGTAAgtacaagggagataataaattaAGTTTTACAGAAGGTGATCTGATTTATGTGATAGGTGAACCAGCAGAGGGTTGGCAATATGGTGTTAATACTCGTAGTGGACAGTAAgtacaagggagataataaataaagttttacaGAAGGTGATCGGATTAATGTGATAGGTGAACCGGCAGAGGGTTGGCAATATGGTGTTAATACTCGTAGTGGACAGTAAgtacaagggagataattatgTTGGTTTATACTCAATGTTGGCAATAAGTATAAGATTTAAAATTCTAATGGTTTGCATTGAATGTGATGTAAATACTTGTTGTGGACAGTAAgtacaagggagataattatgtttgtttatatggggacgaagtccccaattacggtagaaaaataaaaaaaaaaaaaaaaaatcggggaaaatttcccgaatttttcattgtactaatgaactcaaaatcgttaactttttttatgtcatgttttgaaatcccggaccggcgcagaaatctacaatatacttcctttttccggtctcgttatgaatctttgagtaaaatatatatttatcagtctagtataaaaAGGAGGGAATGCaataccaattttcatttttttaaataattctttgatatgaaaaaacgttacctgatgaaagcgtttctttgtttacataattgcatatgacgtcataatttaaataacgtcacaactaaaatccctaacaacagaaccaaaatcggaaacgttacggtgACATTtccgttttaattttttaacaaatattaaagttacaaaaaataatgcatacagacttcgtccccatttacaggttatgcctgcctcatattactCAATGTTGGCAATAAGTATAAGATTTAAAATTCTAATGGTTTGCATTGAATGTGATGTAAATACTTGTTGTGGACAGTAAgtacaagggagataattatgTTGGTTTATACTCAATGTTGGCAATAAGTATACGATTTAAAATTCTAATGGTTTGCATTGAATGTGATGTAAATACTTGTAGTGGACAGTAAgaacaagggagataattctaaTAATTTATACTTATTGTGAACAAGAGGGAAAATGATTAACATTTGCTATGTACTGTAAACACTACAAGGAAAAGTAGGTACAAGGAAAATAATTCTAATTGTTTGAAACATCATTCAAATTGATGgcaatatacatttgtatgttctaGCCTAAATTAAcaggataatatttttttttgcaatatggtgtaaatatttattctgtataataattacaatgggagataactcagattGCTTTCACATTATGAATCAAGGAAACCATTCAAATTGTTGGCAATGTGATTGCAACCACTGTATATGTGTTgtagaaatttcaaaattattaatagCTAGAactaatgaatgttttttttttcattattgttaaTGTTCTTGTCAAATGTATCTTATGTTCATAGATGAATTAGAATATTAATACactgtttatttgtttacagaTATGGATGGTTTCCAATGTCCTTCACAGAACCTACTGTTTCTCCTCCAAGAGAACCACCTCCTCAGTAAGTCTATTTATCTCATGTGATTTCTCTATGATAAAAAACTAGAAGAGGAtacattcattatttttttaaagaatcatCTCTGACCTAATGTTTTCTTTAGTGACattaaacaataactacttTACCTTAGTGTTAACAGTTAGAAACCAACACTTTCAGTTCTTGCTGttaattatattcatttttttctgtctttgtCCAAATAAGCAGTAGCTCTACAGAAGAGAGTTTCTTTACCATtacatactgtaaaccaacttattttcacggatactttatttcgtgTTTAACCCTTTCGAGTCCACATAGTGGCgttttaatttcgcgattttcttaTTAACATGTGTAGTAAAATAAGGAAAGATCCAAGTTATACATATTTGCGACGAtttaaatttgcattatttttctaCTAGCGATAATCGTGAAAAATAAATCGCTTgcaaaaattagttggtttacagtatccATTTGCATGTAACTGATGGActtaaataagtttgttttttttgcattttaagtGATTTAATCTGAATTTCTGAAGGGACaattacatttcaattacaattaaaaagttattCCAATAACTTGTTACTTatgatatgtatatttttttgcatcTAATTAGGTTAAATGGGAGAGTAAAGAGTATGGGTGATCTGTTAGATAACAGGTCCTTATCAGACCATGGTGATTTCCTCATGGATGATGTTCCAGGGAGAACCTCACGACCAAAATCTATGTACGAGGGCTCAAATCTCAGACTTGTAAATGCCACAAATCAGGTATGTATTGGCTGTGTTTTACTTGCATGGCAATTTGGGCCCagtttcattaatttttatgaatatatcaggtttaatttattgttttgaatattttgttgcattattgagtttatttttattacctTGGTACTTtgcttaaatgaaaaataacattaaaacgatacttttaaaaatcttgaatGAAGCTGTATTAGTCGAGaatgttaaaatttatttaatacatttatggttaaaataaagtttgtttatGAAAGATTAATGATTAAGATTCtttgaaatatcttttgaaataataataactatcaaagtttatattttcattgtctgttaatgctatatatatattatactacTTACACAATGCATTTCATTAAAATCTGTCTACTTTATTTGCTTTTTCCATTCTTTTAGCTAGAAAAGACTTTCTTAAAACAGAAATTGCACTAAATAGTTTTGAATTAACtgatatgattttatttgactctcaataacaaacaaaattaattgataCATCTGAActgataattattatttaattctgTCTCTGATGATGCATGAATATCAGTCTTACAAAGAGTCAACTGTAAATTTCTTGgttaatttcttttataaagCCTTCCATTTATGAAACTTACATCGTCGAATTCTGTGATAAGAAAGTCTTCAGTTTATTACCTTTCATCTGCGTTTGTAATTTTCAGCCGTATGGTGACTGGGTTGATTACCCTCCTGTACACCAGGGTTATTACTCCCTACCGCGGCATCCAGCTGATGCCAGACAGTATCATACCCATTATTCTCAACAACCACCTCTTTCTCAGGTAGTCCTGGGCATGCTCAGTATATGTTTGTAATATGGCTATTGTATCAAGCATGTCCAAATATCTGGTGTATACATTCCTGTCTAAAGTTATATATTTGCttcaaatatatttagataCGTTCAAAAAGCATGAGTTGGTTTTGATTgggaaattaacaaatatattattaaaattgttttttgttgtaaaaatctaagtttttttttaatcatggtAATTCAGTCTGAAATAAAGGTATGATTTCGTTGTTCTTTACCCAGGCAAATAATTGAGTTCCCTTTtggttttgtaaaatttgttcgttgtatattaatgtattaaataatatactgtggattcattaatattcgttggataccaattttcgtggatttcgtgggtacaggagaaccacgaattcaaatgttcaacgaataacaaatttgctaaaggaatgagtgtagactttgccaaaaccacgaaattaaatatccacgaatatgtaaattttctgcaaaccacgaaaattggtaccaacgaaaataaatgaaatcacagtagtttatttaaattcaaaatgctTTTAtgcaaaatatgattttttttacatttataaagttaatcaagaaagtaaaaaaaaattaaaatgaaaacaatataaagtTAATTCAACCAAATTTATCAATTCCTttgcaaatattttaatgtgcaattcaatattttttaagttttgtttttaaaaataaatgaaggaGAACGATTACATGTCAATTTTAACAGTAGTAATTGATCTATAGCATGTTTAGGATAGTCTGTTCTTTCTTTGTAGTTACAGCAACGAGGCCATAACATGGGACACTCTGCACCCTCACCCCCACTTCCTCCCCCTCCGCCTCCAATCATTACTAATTCTAACCCAGCTACATCTCTTGCCACTCTGTTCTCTGCCAGTCGCCTTCCTTCTCCTGCCCTAAGCAGGAAACCAAGCTTCCATGCACCATCTCATGGCACTGCTATCCCCCCAGCACCATCTCACGGCACTGCTGTCCCTCCAGCACCTCCTATACCTACTGCCCCTCCTCCCCCTCCTCTACCTGGGGCACAGTCTAAATCTTCTGTCATTTCTCAGAATGGAGCAGCGTACAGCAATCGACAACAGATGAGCCAGCCACCCCCAGCTCCACCACCACCTCCTCCTGGACCGGGACCAAAGATGGCGCCACCAAGTACTCCAGTAGCAGACTACAATCACACAGAAGAAGATAGTGCAAAGTATTACAATTTGCACAGATGaacaaaaaattgtgaaaaatgaCCAGTGTTagattatttctttatattctgATATAATTAAAAGTTGAGGCAAACTTCATCACactttatttgaagaaaaaaatcatttcattgtATAAAGCTAGCTTATTGAAAAGGTACTTTTTGGGGAGGGATAACCACATTTTAAGCAGGCAGTTTTTTGTTTCTGTCAGAATCAAATTGTCACATATTTTTCATCAATCGAAATCAGGGAGGATccttaattgtttttttgtaatatttcataTCTTATAAAAGTAGAATAAGCAGACTAATATTCATTGTAGAGTTATGttttgtgtgtttatttttgcgTTTTTCTTTTAAACTCCCAcccaaagataaaaaaaaagtatgttacTGTAAAACACATTTCAAGTTATTTCTTTCTGACTACagttagggacgacatcaaaagattgatgtaggataaaaaaactgaaatcaaatagtgtttttttttttggggggggggggtcaacattgctgcaagttttgttaatcaaaaatcgattttacattTATCCATTTATCCATAtaggtaaatcaattttttccaaattaagttaagaggggaggggggtcagtgaaaaaactatgtatattaagttttttatccttcattgtcCCTTATGTCAATGTGGATTTTTTTACACAACTAAGTCATGATCATCAGGCAATACATTTAGGTTctctatcaatattttataagcAGACTGTAAATTATGAACCacaataaaatacaactgaATTCTCCTACAATATATTACATAGTATATCATATTCATTTAGATGTATcactatatattatttataacccAGGAGATGGGATGCATGAAACAGC
The genomic region above belongs to Mytilus trossulus isolate FHL-02 chromosome 7, PNRI_Mtr1.1.1.hap1, whole genome shotgun sequence and contains:
- the LOC134725756 gene encoding brain-specific angiogenesis inhibitor 1-associated protein 2-like isoform X4: MKDTDETHKLTETIYKGLTDNFTPGVRQIILAGKVYHKALVGVTAAARTYNEVLLRVGQTARTTCKGGTEDIGEAIYQIAEAQKEIQSRIEENSKALFSELILPLEQRLENDFKRSAAQHRRYTQGHKAAISPYVKASDNLKKFRKKTKNKVVYDDQKEAHYINALERCHEKLYEYRVQGLKLALLEDRKCHCFLLDRLSAVAYLYANHHKQSADTLLAGLPQWKQLSSRPQILPPEAERFLYQTKEEVGNGSVYWGNGHLADETRSLGSPYRRSNSAHDMQRRPVSEYASPESFYAGNFGAKTMPHSRGISVPPAAPPGTTQVRAIYSHVGEGDKKLSFTEGDLINVIGEPAEGWQYGVNTRSGQYGWFPMSFTEPTVSPPREPPPQLNGRVKSMGDLLDNRSLSDHGDFLMDDVPGRTSRPKSMYEGSNLRLVNATNQNGAAYSNRQQMSQPPPAPPPPPPGPGPKMAPPSTPVADYNHTEEDSAKFKKNPKFAGIQLRKTETKDRSAPKI
- the LOC134725756 gene encoding brain-specific angiogenesis inhibitor 1-associated protein 2-like isoform X2; protein product: MKDTDETHKLTETIYKGLTDNFTPGVRQIILAGKVYHKALVGVTAAARTYNEVLLRVGQTARTTCKGGTEDIGEAIYQIAEAQKEIQSRIEENSKALFSELILPLEQRLENDFKRSAAQHRRYTQGHKAAISPYVKASDNLKKFRKKTKNKVVYDDQKEAHYINALERCHEKLYEYRVQGLKLALLEDRKCHCFLLDRLSAVAYLYANHHKQSADTLLAGLPQWKQLSSRPQILPPEAERFLYQTKEEVGNGSVYWGNGHLADETRSLGSPYRRSNSAHDMQRRPVSEYASPESFYAGNFGAKTMPHSRGISVPPAAPPGTTQVRAIYSHVGEGDKKLSFTEGDLINVIGEPAEGWQYGVNTRSGQYGWFPMSFTEPTVSPPREPPPQLNGRVKSMGDLLDNRSLSDHGDFLMDDVPGRTSRPKSMYEGSNLRLVNATNQPYGDWVDYPPVHQGYYSLPRHPADARQYHTHYSQQPPLSQLQQRGHNMGHSAPSPPLPPPPPPIITNSNPATSLATLFSASRLPSPALSRKPSFHAPSHGTAIPPAPSHGTAVPPAPPIPTAPPPPPLPGAQSKSSVISQNGAAYSNRQQMSQPPPAPPPPPPGPGPKMAPPSTPVADYNHTEEDSAKYYNLHR
- the LOC134725756 gene encoding brain-specific angiogenesis inhibitor 1-associated protein 2-like isoform X1; its protein translation is MKDTDETHKLTETIYKGLTDNFTPGVRQIILAGKVYHKALVGVTAAARTYNEVLLRVGQTARTTCKGGTEDIGEAIYQIAEAQKEIQSRIEENSKALFSELILPLEQRLENDFKRSAAQHRRYTQGHKAAISPYVKASDNLKKFRKKTKNKVVYDDQKEAHYINALERCHEKLYEYRVQGLKLALLEDRKCHCFLLDRLSAVAYLYANHHKQSADTLLAGLPQWKQLSSRPQILPPEAERFLYQTKEEVGNGSVYWGNGHLADETRSLGSPYRRSNSAHDMQRRPVSEYASPESFYAGNFGAKTMPHSRGISVPPAAPPGTTQVRAIYSHVGEGDKKLSFTEGDLINVIGEPAEGWQYGVNTRSGQYGWFPMSFTEPTVSPPREPPPQLNGRVKSMGDLLDNRSLSDHGDFLMDDVPGRTSRPKSMYEGSNLRLVNATNQPYGDWVDYPPVHQGYYSLPRHPADARQYHTHYSQQPPLSQLQQRGHNMGHSAPSPPLPPPPPPIITNSNPATSLATLFSASRLPSPALSRKPSFHAPSHGTAIPPAPSHGTAVPPAPPIPTAPPPPPLPGAQSKSSVISQNGAAYSNRQQMSQPPPAPPPPPPGPGPKMAPPSTPVADYNHTEEDSAKFKKNPKFAGIQLRKTETKDRSAPKI
- the LOC134725756 gene encoding brain-specific angiogenesis inhibitor 1-associated protein 2-like isoform X3: MKDTDETHKLTETIYKGLTDNFTPGVRQIILAGKVYHKALVGVTAAARTYNEVLLRVGQTARTTCKGGTEDIGEAIYQIAEAQKEIQSRIEENSKALFSELILPLEQRLENDFKRSAAQHRRYTQGHKAAISPYVKASDNLKKFRKKTKNKVVYDDQKEAHYINALERCHEKLYEYRVQGLKLALLEDRKCHCFLLDRLSAVAYLYANHHKQSADTLLAGLPQWKQLSSRPQILPPEAERFLYQTKEEVGNGSVYWGNGHLADETRSLGSPYRRSNSAHDMQRRPVSEYASPESFYAGNFGAKTMPHSRGISVPPAAPPGTTQVRAIYSHVGEGDKKLSFTEGDLINVIGEPAEGWQYGVNTRSGQYGWFPMSFTEPTVSPPREPPPQLNGRVKSMGDLLDNRSLSDHGDFLMDDVPGRTSRPKSMYEGSNLRLVNATNQLQQRGHNMGHSAPSPPLPPPPPPIITNSNPATSLATLFSASRLPSPALSRKPSFHAPSHGTAIPPAPSHGTAVPPAPPIPTAPPPPPLPGAQSKSSVISQNGAAYSNRQQMSQPPPAPPPPPPGPGPKMAPPSTPVADYNHTEEDSAKFKKNPKFAGIQLRKTETKDRSAPKI